TTCTCTGTATTCAACAATCTTTTTAGATAATCCCTTTGCTATTCCAGGTATTTTTTTATTTACTATATCCTCTTCTGAAGCAGAATTTATGTCTAATTTTTCATTTTCATTATTAGAGCCTGAATCACCTGAATTATTTAAAGATGAATTGCTTTCCGATTTATTTATATTTATTCCCTTTAATTTATCTTGCTTTGATTTAATTTCTATATTATCTCCATCCACTACTTTTTTTGCTCCATTAATACTATAGGGTTCTGAGTTTTCTGTAAAACCGCCAGCTAGATCTATTAAATCTTTGATTCTGTCACCACTTTTTAAGGAGTACACTCCTGGATTTTTAATTTCTCCATAAATTTGTGCTTTTATTTCCTTTTTTCCATCACTATCTTTCGTATTTTGTATTTCATTATTCGCTTCATTATAATTGTTTTCCATATTTTCTTCTTTATATATAGATATATTATCATTTTTTGAATTTGCCTTTTCATTTTGTAATCTGTATCCAACAAATAGGAATATTAAAAATATAGATAATATTATAATAGACCCTAAAAATTTCTTCTTATTCACTAAAATTACCTCCTGAATAGATTATTAAGATTATTAACAACCTCTAAAAAAATTAGTCATTTTTCAATTATTTTGCCATAACATATTTTTTTTGCTATACTGTTACAAGAAAAATAAATTCGGGAGGTAAGCATGAAAAAGATAATAACAATTGCTGTTACGCTTTTATTATTAATTGCTAACACAACTTACACTGTTAATGCTGACACACCAGCACCGCCTAATATAAATGGAGATGGTGTGGTTCTAATGGATGCCACAACTGGTGAAATATTATATGGAAAGAATATAGATGAGGCCTTCCCCCCTGCTTCTACTACAAAAATAATGACAGCTTTACTTGCTTTAGAAAATTGCAAACTGGATGATGTAGTTACTGTAAGCAATGATTTTACCAGTAAAGATTTGGAACTATTGGATGGAAACAGAATAAATATAGCAAATGGAGAAAAAATCACCGTAAAAGATTTATTATATGCCCTTCTTTTACGTTCTGCTAATGATGCTGCCGTGGCACTAGCAGATCACATAAGTGGTTCTGTTCCTGAATTTGCTAATCTTATGAATAAAAGGGCAAAAGAACTTGGCTGTACTTCCGCCAGTTTTCAAAATCCAAATGGATTGTATAATCCAAATCATAAGGTTTCAGCTAGAGATTTGGCTATAATTTTAAGAGAACTTGCATCTCATCCAGAGTTCGGTGAAATTGCCAGTACAATCAGCTATACTATGGCTCCTACAAATAAAACGGATCCCAATTTAACAAAACGTGATAGAACTCTTAATAATGAAAATAAACTGCTCTATAAGAATTTTCCTTCATATTATTATGAGGGAACAGAGGGTGGTAAAACAGGTTATACTATACAATCACTTCATTCT
This genomic window from Clostridium pasteurianum DSM 525 = ATCC 6013 contains:
- a CDS encoding SLBB domain-containing protein, producing the protein MNKKKFLGSIIILSIFLIFLFVGYRLQNEKANSKNDNISIYKEENMENNYNEANNEIQNTKDSDGKKEIKAQIYGEIKNPGVYSLKSGDRIKDLIDLAGGFTENSEPYSINGAKKVVDGDNIEIKSKQDKLKGININKSESNSSLNNSGDSGSNNENEKLDINSASEEDIVNKKIPGIAKGLSKKIVEYREKNNGRINSQKDLEKAIGPKRAEKIMEYIEIN
- a CDS encoding D-alanyl-D-alanine carboxypeptidase family protein gives rise to the protein MKKIITIAVTLLLLIANTTYTVNADTPAPPNINGDGVVLMDATTGEILYGKNIDEAFPPASTTKIMTALLALENCKLDDVVTVSNDFTSKDLELLDGNRINIANGEKITVKDLLYALLLRSANDAAVALADHISGSVPEFANLMNKRAKELGCTSASFQNPNGLYNPNHKVSARDLAIILRELASHPEFGEIASTISYTMAPTNKTDPNLTKRDRTLNNENKLLYKNFPSYYYEGTEGGKTGYTIQSLHSYVACATRDNHRLIVTILHSKDKTFFQDTRALFDYGFQNFQLKKMYSKGDVVTYFKERDGNRISLLASEDFYYVNDTTSSKVPTFKFDETSLENKYFHKGDVVSNLNMKLNSEKIGTLKLVSSSDYNPKTASINSISKNIKNNKIIYIIGLLIVLFLLNLYRIKRKSVLRRKRYIKYKRLK